From Phragmites australis chromosome 5, lpPhrAust1.1, whole genome shotgun sequence, a single genomic window includes:
- the LOC133919182 gene encoding nitrate reductase [NADH] 1-like → MGACVESTQFASPELGSAQLLVATDAACAYPPPPGHSPDSPLSGRGFTALASSLRKADDASDSDSDDDEHQDWRELYGSHRLHLGVEASVHDPRDEGTTDAWVKRNPSLIRLTGKHPFNGEPPLTRLVQHGFITPAPLHYVRNHGPVPRGDWATWTVEVTGLVRRPARLTMEELVRGFPAVEVPVTLVCSSNRRKEQNMVRQTVGFNWGPAAMSTSVWRGARLRDVLRRCGIMPRKGGALNVCFEGADDLPAGGRGSTYGTSIRREWALDPTKDVMLAYMQNGEPLLPDHGFPVRVIVPGCTAGRMVKWLRRIIVTTAESDNYYHYRDNRFLPSHVDAELADAEAWWYKPEYVINEMNTNSVITTPAHDDILPINAITTQRAYTMKGFAYSGGGKKVTRVEVTLNGGQTWLLCALDYTEKPNKYGKYWCWCFWSVEVEVADLLGSKEISVRAWDQSLNTQPENLTWNLMGMMTNCWFKVKVNVCRPHKGEIGLVFEHPVQPGNQSGGWMARQKNLEVAEATAAPGIHRSTFATSFTTNTTTTAKEFTMSEVRKHASQDSAWIVVHGHVYDCTRYLKDHPGGADSILINAGTECTEEFDAIHSNNAKALLDNYRIGKLVTTGTGYISSDTSVHSASSLTHLCPIREAVRAPAPVALSNPQEKVPCRLVDKKELSRDVRLYRFALPLSDHQVLGLPVGKHIFVCANINGKLCMRAYTPTSMVDEVGHFELLVKVYFKNDHPKFPNGGLMTQYLESLPIGSYVDVKGPRGHVEYTGRGNFMINGKPRQARRLAMIAGGSGITPIYQVIQAVLRNQTEDQTLMHLVYANRTEDDILLRDELDLWATEFPDRLKVWYVISQVKRPEEGWKYSVGFVSEAILREHMPEGGDDTLALACGPPPMIQFAISPNLEKMKYDMFNSVIVF, encoded by the exons ATGGGCGCTTGTGTTGAGTCAACGCAGTTCGCCAGCCCTGAGCTGGGCTCCGCGCAGCTGTTGGTTGCCACGGACGCTGCCTGCGCGTACCCACCTCCGCCGGGTCACAGCCCTGACTCACCCTTGAGCGGCCGTGGCTTCACTGCCCTTGCCTCATCGCTCCGGAAGGCTGACGACGCGTCGGACTCGGACTCGGACGACGACGAACATCAGGACTGGCGCGAGCTCTATGGCTCGCACCGCCTGCATCTCGGGGTGGAGGCGTCGGTGCACGACCCGCGCGACGAGGGCACCACGGATGCGTGGGTCAAGCGCAACCCGTCGCTCATTCGGCTCACGGGGAAGCACCCGTTCAACGGCGAGCCGCCGCTGACGCGGCTCGTGCAGCACGGCTTCATCACCCCGGCGCCGCTGCACTACGTGCGCAACCACGGGCCGGTGCCGCGGGGGGACTGGGCGACGTGGACGGTAGAGGTGACGGGCCTCGTCAGACGCCCCGCGCGGCTCACCATGGAGGAGCTCGTCCGCGGCTTCCCCGCCGTGGAGGTCCCCGTCACGCTCGTCTGCTCGAGCAACCGGCGCAAGGAGCAGAACATGGTGCGGCAGACGGTTGGCTTCAACTGGGGCCCCGCCGCCATGTCCACGTCCGTGTGGCGCGGCGCGCGCCTCCGCGACGTGCTGCGCCGGTGCGGCATCATGCCCCGCAAGGGCGGCGCGCTCAACGTGTGCTTCGAGGGCGCCGACGACCTCCCTGCCGGCGGCAGGGGCTCCACGTACGGCACCAGCATCAGGCGCGAGTGGGCCCTGGACCCGACGAAGGACGTCATGCTCGCGTACATGCAGAACGGCGAGCCGCTTCTGCCGGACCACGGCTTCCCGGTGCGCGTCATCGTCCCCGGGTGCACAGCCGGCCGCATGGTCAAGTGGCTCCGGCGCATCATCGTCACCACCGCTGAGTCTGACAACTACTACCATTACCGGGACAACCGCTTCCTGCCGTCCCACGTCGACGCCGAGCTCGCCGACGCAGAAG CGTGGTGGTACAAGCCGGAGTACGTCATCAACGAGATGAACACAAACTCGGTGATCACGACGCCGGCGCACGACGACATCCTGCCCATCAACGCCATCACCACGCAGCGCGCCTACACAATGAAGGGATTCGCCTACTCGG GTGGTGGCAAGAAAGTGACGCGAGTGGAGGTGACGCTGAACGGCGGTCAGACATGGCTCCTCTGTGCGCTCGACTACACGGAGAAGCCCAACAAGTACGGCAAGTATTGGTGCTGGTGCTTCTGGTCCGTCGAGGTCGAGGTCGCCGACCTCCTCGGCTCCAAGGAGATCTCTGTCCGCGCCTGGGACCAATCGCTCAACACCCAGCCCGAGAACCTCACCTGGAACCTCATG GGGATGATGACGAACTGCTGGTTCAAGGTGAAGGTGAACGTGTGCCGGCCACACAAGGGGGAAATCGGGCTGGTATTCGAGCACCCGGTGCAGCCGGGCAACCAGTCGGGCGGGTGGATGGCGCGGCAGAAGAACCTTGAGGTGGCGGAGGCCACTGCCGCGCCGGGGATCCATCGGAGCACGTTCGCGACCAGTTTCACGACGaacaccaccaccactgccAAGGAGTTCACCATGTCCGAGGTGCGCAAGCATGCGTCGCAGGACTCGGCGTGGATCGTCGTCCACGGCCATGTTTATGACTGCACCAGGTATCTGAAGGACCACCCGGGCGGCGCCGACAGCATCCTCATCAACGCCGGCACCGAATGCACCGAGGAGTTCGACGCCATCCATTCCAACAATGCCAAGGCGCTCCTCGACAACTACCGCATCGGCAAGCTCGTCACCACTGGCACCGGCTACATCTCCTCCGACACTTCCGTCCACAGCGCGTCCAGCCTCACCCACCTCTGCCCCATCCGCGAGGCTGTCAGGGCCCCGGCGCCCGTCGCGCTCTCCAACCCGCAGGAGAAGGTCCCCTGCCGCCTCGTCGATAAGAAGGAGCTGTCCCGCGACGTCCGCCTGTACCGCTTTGCGCTGCCGTTGTCCGACCACCAGGTGCTCGGCCTCCCAGTCGGCAAGCACATCTTCGTGTGCGCCAACATTAACGGGAAGCTGTGCATGCGGGCGTACACGCCGACGAGCATGGTAGACGAGGTCGGCCACTTCGAGCTACTCGTGAAGGTGTACTTCAAGAACGACCACCCCAAGTTCCCCAACGGAGGGCTCATGACCCAGTACCTGGAGTCGCTTCCGATCGGCTCCTACGTCGATGTCAAGGGGCCTCGCGGCCACGTCGAGTACACCGGCCGCGGCAACTTCATGATCAACGGCAAGCCGCGCCAGGCGAGGCGCCTCGCGATGATCGCGGGAGGGAGCGGGATCACGCCAATATACCAAGTGATCCAGGCAGTGCTGCGCAACCAGACGGAGGACCAGACGTTGATGCACCTCGTGTACGCCAACAGGACGGAGGACGACATCCTCCTGCGCGACGAGCTCGACCTGTGGGCAACCGAGTTCCCTGACAGGCTCAAGGTGTGGTACGTGATCAGCCAGGTGAAGCGGCCGGAGGAAGGGTGGAAGTACAGCGTCGGGTTCGTGTCGGAGGCCATCCTGCGGGAGCACATGCCGGAGGGTGGTGACGACACGCTGGCCCTAGCCTGCGGGCCGCCGCCGATGATCCAGTTCGCCATCTCGCCGAACCTTGAGAAGATGAAATACGACATGTTCAATTCTGTAATCGTCTTTTAA